A portion of the Deltaproteobacteria bacterium genome contains these proteins:
- a CDS encoding hydantoinase B/oxoprolinase family protein — translation MEVVYRATIQIAKELSLNMLRTGYSSVIKESQDFTFSILDAQGRMVAQGVPQPLHIGGISAQTQEVLRKFKDRMAPGDAYVLNHPYQACQNHATDVTIISPVFFRGELAAMVGNTAHKPDLGGKVPGTNSPDATDLMQEGLLIPALRLYRDEKVNEDIKEIIWANTRTPEVTWGDISAQAQTNFYGIKKLTELFESYGKDEVLACWERWMEICEQELRKEIEKIPDGVYGPYEDFLDDDGIEFDREYRIAATLTVKGDELFLKLEASPQARGPINLRPCVAHYMLTSYISAALCPDLPLNQGVSRPIHIAFPAEGTILNPRYPAAVNMYVRPSQILNTVVGMVLADAVPDKVGAPDSGTGGSCSFSGRDDRDSRWFSLYDICRGGAGARPRSDGVSVLDSFVVNVMNTPVEMVEAEFPIRIRRYELHEESGGAGKYRGGMGIRRDWEMLCEESTVNLRSDRFLHSAPGIDGGMSAKPSQAWLNPDTANAKPQRSKVSKLLLKKGDVFSVKYGGGGGRGKPFERPVEQVLEDVCNGYISRETAREVYGVVVVENSAEVDEVETQKLRG, via the coding sequence ATGGAGGTCGTCTACCGGGCGACCATACAGATTGCCAAAGAGCTGTCGCTCAACATGCTGCGCACTGGCTACTCGTCGGTGATCAAGGAGAGCCAGGACTTCACTTTCTCGATTCTCGACGCGCAGGGGCGTATGGTCGCGCAGGGCGTGCCGCAACCGCTCCACATCGGCGGGATCTCGGCGCAGACCCAGGAAGTCTTACGCAAGTTCAAAGACCGCATGGCGCCGGGCGACGCCTATGTTCTCAATCATCCCTACCAAGCCTGTCAGAACCATGCGACCGATGTGACGATCATCTCGCCAGTATTTTTTCGCGGCGAGCTGGCCGCCATGGTTGGCAACACGGCGCACAAGCCCGACCTCGGCGGCAAAGTACCGGGCACCAATTCGCCAGACGCCACCGACTTGATGCAGGAAGGTCTGCTGATCCCGGCGCTGCGTTTATATCGCGACGAAAAAGTTAACGAAGACATCAAGGAAATCATCTGGGCCAACACGCGCACACCGGAGGTGACCTGGGGCGATATTTCGGCGCAGGCGCAGACCAACTTTTACGGCATTAAAAAATTAACCGAGTTGTTCGAGAGCTACGGCAAAGACGAAGTGCTCGCTTGTTGGGAGCGCTGGATGGAGATTTGCGAGCAGGAGTTGCGCAAAGAAATTGAGAAAATTCCGGACGGTGTTTATGGCCCGTACGAAGATTTTCTCGACGACGATGGCATCGAGTTTGACCGCGAATATCGCATTGCAGCGACTCTGACAGTTAAAGGCGATGAGCTATTCTTAAAGCTCGAAGCCTCGCCGCAGGCGCGCGGGCCGATCAATCTGCGACCCTGCGTGGCGCACTACATGCTGACGAGCTATATCTCGGCGGCGCTCTGCCCTGATCTGCCGCTGAATCAAGGAGTCTCTCGGCCCATTCATATTGCATTTCCGGCGGAAGGAACGATTTTAAATCCGCGCTATCCGGCGGCGGTGAACATGTATGTGCGGCCGAGCCAGATTTTGAATACCGTCGTTGGCATGGTGCTCGCGGACGCCGTTCCTGACAAAGTCGGCGCGCCGGACAGTGGCACCGGTGGCTCCTGTTCGTTCTCTGGGCGCGACGACCGCGACAGCCGTTGGTTTTCGCTCTACGATATCTGTCGCGGCGGCGCCGGCGCCCGGCCGCGCTCGGATGGCGTGAGTGTGCTCGATTCTTTCGTCGTCAACGTGATGAACACGCCGGTGGAAATGGTCGAAGCGGAGTTTCCGATCCGCATTCGCCGTTATGAACTGCACGAAGAATCTGGCGGCGCCGGCAAATACCGCGGCGGCATGGGCATCCGGCGCGACTGGGAAATGCTCTGTGAAGAATCGACGGTGAATTTGCGCAGCGATCGCTTTCTCCATTCCGCGCCGGGGATCGACGGTGGCATGTCGGCAAAGCCGTCGCAGGCGTGGTTGAATCCGGACACGGCGAATGCCAAGCCGCAGCGCTCGAAAGTATCCAAGCTGTTATTGAAGAAGGGCGACGTATTCTCAGTGAAATATGGCGGCGGCGGTGGCAGAGGTAAGCCGTTTGAGCGGCCGGTCGAGCAAGTGTTGGAAGACGTTTGTAACGGTTACATCAGCAGAGAGACAGCGCGCGAGGTTTATGGTGTGGTGGTTGTGGAAAATTCAGCAGAAGTCGACGAAGTGGAAACACAAAAGTTGCGCGGTTGA